A region of the Myxococcus guangdongensis genome:
TCTTCTCCTCCACGGGGATGCGTCTGGCGTTCCAGCCGGAATGGCTCGGGCGCACGAATCCCCTGGCGGAGTCCCTGCCCTTCGTGGACCCGCCCCAGCACGGCCGGCTGCGGACCCTCATCTTGAGGGACTTCACCTCCGCGGCCCTCAAGCGCTTGGAGCCGCGAATCCGCGCCATCACCCGGGAGCGCGTCGCGCGGATGCTGGAGCAACGGACGGTGGACTACATGGAGGCGCTCGCCGTGCCCATCCCCGCCACCGTCATCTGCTGGCTGCTGGGGTTGGACACCGCGCTCTTGAAGCACTTCGAGCGCTGGGCGCATGACATCGCCCTCATCGGCGGTGTCCACCCGGAGGACACGAAGCAGATGGAGCAGTGCCGTCGGACGCTCGATGAGATGGAACGGTATGTCGAGGAGGCCCTGGACGCGCGGCGCAAGACGCCGGGCGACGACTTGATGAGCGACCTGCTCCAGGCCAGCGCGGGCGGGCAGGCCCTGACTCCCGAAGAACTCATGAGCTTCTTCTTCGTGCTGTTCACCGGCGGGGTGGAGACGACGACCTACCTGCTCGGACAGAGCGCCCGGATGCTCTGCCTGCACCCGGAGCTGCTCCTACGCCTGCGAGAGACGCCCGCGCTCATCCCCCGCTTCGTCGAGGAGACCCTGCGCTACGAGCCCTCCGTCGTGGGACTGTTGCGCACGTGTCTGCAGGACGTGAAGGTGGCCGACACGGAGCTGCCCAAGGGAAGCGTGGTGCTGGTGTCCCTGGCCTCCGCGGCCCGCGACGAGAAGCTCTTCCCCGAAGGTGACAGGTTCATCCTGGGGCGGGAGAACGCGCAGCACCTCAGCTTCGGCCATGGCATCCACTACTGCCTGGGGGTGATGCTGGCGCGGATGGAGGCGAGCATCGCCTTGGAGGAGCTCATCCCCCACGTGAGCCGGCTGGAGCTGCGCACCGAGCGCATCGACTGGACGACCTCCCTCGTCGTCCGCGGGCCGAGGACGCTGCCCGTCGAGCTCTTCCCCGCCTGAGGCCCGCTGCGCGCCCCGCAGGGCGCGTCCGCGGCCATCGTCGCGCACGGGGACCAGGAAGGTGCCGGTGGCGGACTGCGTCGCCTTCACTTTCCTGTGCAATATCCACCCGGCTCCAGCATGTTCAGATTCCGCAAAGACAAACACAGAGCCGAGACACACCTTCAACAAAGAATCTCATCACGACGACACCTGATGCGCCCTGCGGGCGAGGACGTCCCCCGCAGGAGCGCGCTCCAGGCGTGCGTCGAACAGGGTTTCGCCGCCTCATCCACCCGAGGGCATGGAGGCCATCTCCGATGAGCACCCGTCTCAACTTCCTGTCGCGCGAGTTCCTCGAGAATCCCTATCCACACCTGGCGACGCTCCGACAGCAGGGGCCTGTCGTCCAGGTGGAACCCGGCGGCATGTGGGCCGTCACCCGCCATGACGAGGCCCAGTTCGTGCTCAAGTCGCCACAGCTCTTCTCGTCGGAGGGGCTGCGCATGGCGTTCCAACCAGAGTGGCTCGGGCGCCTCAACCCCACGACCCGCTCGCTCCCGTTCCTGGACCCGCCCCAGCACGGGCGGCTGCGAGCACTCATCAGCCGGGCCTTCGCGCCCGCGACCCTGGAGCGATTGGAGCCTCGCATCCGCGCCACCGCTCGGAGGCACCTGGATGACATGATGGAGAAGCGGAAGGTGGACTTCGTCGGAACCCTCGCCACCGCCATCCCCGCGGACACCATCGAGGGAATGCTTGGACTGGATGACTCCACGCAGACGCACTTCAAGCAGTGGGCCACCGACATCATCGCGATCAGCGGCGTCCGGCCGGAGGACACCGAGCAGATGGCGCGCAGCCGCGCCGCCCTCGACGCGGTGGAGACCTACTCCCAGACGGTGCTGGACGACCGGCGCAGGGAGCCTCGCGAGGACATGGTGAGTGACCTCCTCCGGGCACGTGTGGACGGAGAATCACTGACCCAACAGGAGCTGGTGGGCTTCCTCATCACGCTGCTCATCGCCGGACTGGAGACGACGGTCAACCTGCTCAGCCACGGCGCCCGGGTGTTCGCGATGCGCCCGGAGCTGCTGCCCCGCCTCAGGCAGACCCCCTCGCTCATCCCCCGCTTCATCGAGGAGACCCTGCGCTACGAGCCCCCCATCTCGGCCACGCTGCGCACGTGCACCCAGGACGTGACACTCGCCGGAGTCACGCTGCCTCGCGGCGCCATGGTGTTGGTGTCGCTGGCGTCCGTCTCTCGCGACGAGAAGCACGTCCCCGACGGCGAGCGCTTCGACCTGGACCGCAAGCCCCAGCCGCACCTCTCCTTGGGCCATGGCCCCCACTTCTGCATCGGCGCGTGGCTCGCGCGACTGGAGGCGCGCGTCGCCCTGGAGGAGTTCGTCGCCCGGGTGGACCGGGTGGAGGTGCGCACGGAGCGCATCGAATGGAATCCCTCCCTCAACGTCCGGGGTCCCCTCTCGCTGCCCGTCGAGCTCTTCCCCACCTGAACCCCGGGACAGGGGCGTGGAGGACTCACGCCGCCGACGTGCCCCCCATCGTGCGCCGCGACAGCGAGGAGCGCCGTCGCGGCGTACACGGGTGAGCAGTCATTGCCATCGCCCATGGCCGGCGCGCGGCACGGCCGACATGCTGGAGGTCTTCCCTCACGAGGACCACGACATGTCACCTCCCCTCGTCGCGTCCCGGGCCCGCCCCGTTGCGCTGGCGCTCGTGCTCGCCGGCTGCGGTTCGACGAACCCACCCGAGGAGCCCGCCGACGACGTCCACCCGCTGGCCGAGGGCACCTCCATCTGCGGCCGCGCGGACTTCGACGCGATGTTCCCCCACTCGCTGCGCTCGAAGACGCTGCCGGTGCTCGTCCACTACTACAAGAAGGTGGAGCGCGAGACGGCGCGACAGGTCCTCGCGCATGTGGAGAAGGGCTGGGACTACCACGTCAATCGATTGGGCATGCGCCCCGCCCTCACCGATGGAGGCGAGTGCGGCCCCGATGAGGCCTTCGACGTCTTCGTGTGGAAGGGGCACCGGAGCTGTCTGGTCAACGTGCTCTCGGGTGAAGCCTCCACGCCCCATGACGACCGGCGCGGCTTCATGGTCGTGGACCCGTGGGGCCCCTATGGCGGCGCGGAGCTCGAGGAGACCGTCGTCCATGAGATGGCGCACGCCTCACAGGCCGCGGATGACTGGTACGAGTCGCCCATCACCTTCGAGATGTCCGCCGTGTTCACGGACCAGGTGTATGCCAATCGCTACATCAAGACCTATCTCGAGGACTTCCAGTCCCATCCAGATTGGGCCCTGGACCGCGATGATGGGTACGAGACCTGGTACATGTATGGCGCGTCCCTGTATCTGCTCTTCCTGAAGGACCGCTTCTTCGGGGGCAACCCCGGGTTCGTGTCACGCATGTGGCTCGCGTCCCGCAATCCGCCTGGAGCGGAGGCCGACCCCACGCTCAACGAGCCGGACTTCGTCGACGCGCTCGACACGCTGCTCGCGGACCAGGGCTCGAGCTACGTCGACACCGTCCCCGAGTTCTCGCGCTGGCGCTGGTACACGGGCGACCACGTCGATGACCGCCACTTCCAGCACTTCGCGCAGGGGCTGGAGAATCTGAAGGCCGCCCGGCTCGCGCTGGCCGTGGACCAGGAGGCCGCCTCGGGCTCCCTGCAGGTCACGAAGGATGCCCCGATGATGCTGGGCACCAGCTACCTGTCGCTGAAGAAGGGCGCTGGCACTCCGGACACCCTCTACGTGTCCCTGGCCGCGCCGGTCGATGCACGCCGTCGCTTCGTCGTGCAGGCCGTGCCGGGGCTCACGCCCGACTCCGATGGTGAGACGCTCGACCTCGCGTCGGGCCCGAAGCTCCTGCGCTTCGCCGCGGATTCGACGCGGACCCTCATCGTCACCGTCCTACCCACCGGGCCGTATGACCCGGACCTCCGGGACGAGGAGCGGTATCCGTTCTCCGTGGTGCTCTCGGAGAAGCCCTGACGCAAGGCGCCGCCAGCTCGCACCCGGGTGATATAGCCCGGCCATGCGATTGATCGACTGCGTGGAGTTGCTCCCCAAGCTCGCACCGGCGCCGCCTCGCGCGGCGTCCACGGTCCTCGCGAAGGACACCGTCCCCTACGTCGAGTTCCTCGCCTTCGAGCCGCGCGGCACCCTGCTCGTCATCGAAGCGCCCAACGTCGCCAAGCAGTTGGGTCGGCTGTTGCGACGCGGAGGTCCACGCTTCGAGGTCGAGGCCGAGCTGCCTGGCTTGCGAGGCCCCGGTGCACTCTCGCCCGGTGGGCGGTGGCTGCTCACGGGCGGGGAGCTGTTCTCGGGACAGGCGGCGTCCTGTCAGCTCATCGACCTGCACACCTTCCAGGTCGCGCACACCCTGCCCCTCATGCGGCCCTTCGTCTGGATTGACGAGGAGCACTTCATCGCGCAGTCGCCAAACTGGACGATTGCCGTTGGAGATGGGGCGGTGACCCGTGGGGAGAAGCGACGCGTGGACCCGGCGCTCGCGACCGCGGTGCCCTCCCTGGTGACGCCGGAGCCGTCGATGGTTCGGGTCTCCCTGTCCTCCCTCGACTGTCAGCCGCTGCTGCCGTCCCTGCTGCTCGATGAGGAGACCTGCGCCGTGCTGTCGCCCGATCAAGACCTCCTCTACACGGCCACGTCCTTCTCCCGCGTCTCCGCGGTGAGGGTCTCCGACGGGCAGTTGCTCTGGCAGCGGCCGCCATCCCGGCTCGTCACGGAAGGCACGGTCTACGCGATGGCGCTCGATTCTTCGACGAACCGACTGGTGACGGTGGGCAACGGCGTGGACCATGACACGCTGGTGCTGGATGCGAAGAGCGGTGACGAGCTCTCACGCCACTCCCTGGAGAAGCTCACGCGCGGAATGACCACGGGACCGAGCACCCGCGGTGACACCCTCCACTTCCGCGAGGACGGCCTGGGTGTCATCGGCACCAACAATGGCCTGGTCATCGAAATCGGAACGGATGGGCGCTGGTGCGCATTCAAGGCGGGAACCCGCTCCCATCGAGCCATCGCGTTCTCGCCTGACGGCACCACCATGATGCTCGGAGGCGCGGAGAAGAACCTGCGCGTCGTACCGCTCACGGCGCGCTGAGACCTCGAAGTCCCGAGACAGGCTTCTGGCTCGGGCTACGGGCGCACCATGTTCACGGGCACAGCCCCCGTGAGGTCCTCCACGCTGTCGAAGAGCAGCTGGCCCACGTAGTTGAAGTTGTGGGCCCACGCGCCCTTGTCCTTCCGACTGAGCTGGTAGTTGTGCGTGGCCTTCACGAGCGCGGGAGTGAACGGCGCGAACGCGTTGGCCGAGACGGCCTCCGTCGCGCTGCACGTGCCGTCCTTGTCCGTGTCCTTGAAGAAGTACGGATTGACGTCGCCGTTGTAGCAGAGGCCGTTGCTCGTCACCGCGCGCATGGCGGCCAGCAGCCGCGCGGCCATGCCGTCCACCTCCGCCCGGAGCAACTCCGTCGTGTTGCCATCGCCGTCGTAGTCCTGGAGGTGGACGTTACGAATCTGCTCCGCCGACTCCTGGTCGGCGTGGCACGTCTCACACCGCGTGCGCCACACGTCGGCGATGCGGAAGGTGTGGTTGCTCACGCCGGGGACATGGCAGCTGGTGCACTGCGCCCCCCCCATGTGCGAGAGCCGCCCGGCGTAGGTCTTGCCCGGATACTCGTAGCCCGCCTTCGCCAGCGTGCCTTCACGCGTCCCAGCCGCGGGCATGTAGTGGACGTTCTGGAACCGGGGCGCGCCTCCCGCCGACAGGGCATTGTCGAGCGTCGCCTTCGACGCGCGTCCGATGTGACAGTTCGCGCAGAGGTTGTCCTGCCCCGGCAGACTCACCGTGGTGCCATCCGGCAGCCACGTGCGCGTGGGGACGAACACGTCGTAGTCCGGCGCGAAGCTCTCATGGCACGTGGAGCACTCCAGCCCGTTGGCCGTCTCCGGCACCGTCTGCCCCACGCCGTACTGCACGAAGAACCGGTAGCCCTGCGCGCCGCTGTGGCAGCGTGAGCAGCTCGCCTGCACCGTCTCGCTCGCGTCCCAGTTGCGTGCCGCCTTGCTCGCCCCGTTGAAGTGCCCCGGGTCGTTGCGCACCAGCAGCGACGTATCGAAGGGCACTGTCAGCGCGCCGTTGAGCGACTGAACCGAGTCGTGCAGGAGCTGGATGATGTACTTCGCGTTGTGCGCGAACGCGCCCGGGTCGACGCGCGCGAGCTGATAGTTGAAGGCGGCCTTCTGCAGCCGCGGCGTCCAGCTCTTGTACGCGTTGGTGCTCACGACCTCGGACGTGGAGCACGTCCCGTCGCCGTCCCCATCCCGGAACCAGTAGGGATGGGCATTGCCGTAGCAGAGGGGTTGGGCCCGCTCCGCGCCATAGCGCTGCAGGGTGGCGAGCAGCCTGTCGCGCAGCCCTTGAATCTCGAAGTAGATGCCCTCGGTGCGGTTGTTGTCGCCGTCGTAGTCCTGGTTGCGCGAGGCAATCTGCCGGATGTTCCACGCCTGGGTGACATCGGTGACGCCCGGATGGCACGTCGCACAGGCGTCCCACCGGACGCGGGTGGAGTGCGGGTCATGGCACTCGTTGCACTTGTCGAAGTCCGGCACATGACGGAAGCGCGTGTCGTAGACCTGTCCGGCGTACTGGTAGCCACCGGCCGCCTGCGCCGCGAAGAGCGTGGCGGCGGCCGGGTAGTAGTGGATGTTGGTGAAGCCCAGCGCCGCCGAGGCCGTGTCCTCCCCCACTCCCGCGTCGGCGACCTGCGCGTCGATGTCCTTCCCCGCGGCGCGCCCCTGGTGACACACCATGCACCGCGCCTCCGCACCCAGCCCGGTGACCTCCTTGCCCGAGGGGAACGTGACGGCCGTCAGCCGCGAGGCCGCGGCGTCGTGGCACGTCTCGCACCGCACCACGGACTCCGTCTTGCCCGGCGCGTCCACGCGTCCCGGAGCGGAGCCGTCCCCGCCCAGGAAGTCGATGTAGCCCTCCGAGCTGTGGCAGCGCGCACACGTCGCCGGCACCATCCCCTCCTCATTCCAGTGGGAGAAGGCCTCCGCCGTGGTGTCCGCGTGCGGCGAGCCCGCCCAGGCCACGTAATAGGGCACCTGCGACGGGTCCACGCCGGCATCCCCCGCCGACGGGCCGACGACCACCACCGCGTGACGCCCCTCCAACCGCGAGCGCGTCCCGACGACCTTCACCGCCGTCTCGCCCACGCTGACACCCGTCACCAGCCCCGAGCCGTCCACGGTGGCGATGGCCGGGTCCTCGCTCTCCCACGTGTAGCCGTCATCCGTGGCCTCGCGCGTGGCGGCGGTGAGCTGGAGCGTCTGTCCCACCAGGACCGAATGCGCCCCGCTCGTGGTGATGCCGGGGTTGGCGGCCTCCAGCTTCGCGCAGGCTCCCAGCGTGAGGAGGCAGGACAGCCCGGTGGCCAGGAGCAACGTCATTCGTCTCATCGGGTCCCTCCTGGGAGATGTGTGGGTCATGGCAACGCGCCTCCAGCGATCCACGCCAGGAGCTTCTGGTACTCAGGGGTGCCGTCCGCGTAGATGGCCCCTCCGCCGTGTCCTGCGCCGGCGGCCTTTCGCAAGAGGCGGCTGCCAGCCGGCGCAGCCGTATCCGTCAGCGCGTTCGACACCTGGAAGTCCGCGTCCGCGTCGCCCGTCAACACGAAGCCCGTGTTGCCCGCGGCGCCTCCAGCGCGATGGCAGGACTGACAACCTGATAGCAGCAAGGGATGCGCGTCCGTGGCGAACGAGGGAGCGTCTCCACCACCGTCACTCCCACCGCCGCCGTCACCGCTGGAGGGCGTGCCCGCGTCGGGGCTCGCGTCTCCGCGGTGGAAGTCCGCGCAGCCCGGGACGAGCAGGAGCGTGAGCAGGAGTCCGAGCCTAGAACTCATACGCCACCACCAGTCGCGTGAAGTCGTCCGGCACCTCGTCCACCTTCTCCAGGTTCCAGAACTGGAAGAGGCCCACGCTCAAGCCCTTCCATCGGGCGACGGCGCCCACGTTGTGAGCGGAGGCGTCCTCGCGTGTGAGCGCGGTGGTGTCGAGTATCCGCCCGCGCTGGTTGCCGAAGGTGCGCAGGCCCTGTCGATACTGGAGGTAGAGCCAGTCGGTGGGATGGAAGCGGAGCTGGAGGTAGCTGGCGAAGTGGTAGTAGTCCGCGCCCGGACCGCCGTACCCCTCCGCCTCGCCGCCGGAGACGTCCGCGCGCAGCAGACCGACGCCCAACGAGAAGCGCTCGAGCACCGGCACACCGCGGGGCCGCCACGAGGCGACATCCAACGCCTGGAGGAACAGCCTCCGGCCATACCCCAGCGGATTGTAGTAGGCCGAATACCAGAGGCTCAGCGGGCCCCAGGCCCCCCCCAGTCTCGTCCCCACGCCCAACCGCGTCTCTTCCAACGGCGCGAAGTCCGATTGGAGGTTGAGCACGGCATCGGCCCGCCGGAGCTGATAGCCAGCGATGACGTAGACATCCGCGGAGAGCAGGAACGGTCCCTCGCGGCGCTGCACGTTCGCGGTCAGCCCCTCGCGAGCGAAGACGGGTGGCAACACCTTCTGGTCGAAGCCCGCGAGGCCGCCATAGCTGTGATGGAACAGCGGCTCCGCGCCGAAGGGCACCAGCACCTTGCCCACCTTGGCGGAGAGCCGCACCGGCCAGTCCTCGCCGCTGAGCCGGTAGCCCACCTCCCAGAACTGGAGCGACAACATCTCCAGCGTCAGCGTCACCGGGTCCTCGGTGGACTGGCGCGTCAGGAAGAGGAAGTGGTGGTAGCTGCGTAGCGCGTTCGAGGCGCCCTTCTGGAAGGGCTGGTCGTTGTAGCCGAGGCGCTCGTAGTTGAGGTCGAAGCGCCCGTTGAGCGTGAGCGAGCCGAGCACGGGGAAGGTGCCGAGCTGGACACCTGGCGGCGGTCCACCCGACGACGCGGCGGGGCGCTCGGCGGGAATCGGCGCCGGGGGAGCGGTGGTGGCCACGACGGGGGCCTCGAATGGTGCCTCCGCCCCACGTGCGCCCTCGTCAATCCAACGGGCCAGGAGCGCGAGTTCCGCGCTCCCGGGCTCCCACACCGCGCCGCCCTGGTGCGAGTCACCTCGCGCGCGCTGAGACAGGAGGCTCGTGTCGGCCGAGCCAGGCGTCACCAGCGCCAGCACCGTGCGCAGATGGGCCTCGGGCTCCGCGTGGGCGACATAGCGGGTGGACCCGGCGAACCCATCCGCCGCATGGCAGCTCGCACATCCCGCGAGGAGCTGCTCGTGGATGCGGGGAGCGAAGCGCAGCGTGTTCGAGGCGACGGCAGACGCATGCACGGGCTGCGCCCCTGACGCGACCTGAGTCGACGCAGGTGGCGTCGTCCCCTCGCGAGCGACATCCGGAGGTTCCGAAGGTGTCGCCCCCGTCGAGGGTGGCGACGCGGACGCATCCCCTGCACGAGCGGAAGTCGGAGATCCCGAAGGCATTGCCGCCGTCGAGAGTGGCGATGCGAGCGCCTCCCCAACGCGAGCGGAAGTCGGAGCTCCCGAAGGCATTGCCGCCATCGAGGGTGTCGACGCGGGCCCCGCTCCCACGCGCGCGGCGGCGAGGGCCTCCGAAGGTGTTGCCGCCGTCGAGGATGGCGCCTTGGGCTCCTCGCCCACGCGCGCGGAAGCTGGAGCCCCCGAAGACGTCGCCACCGTCGACGACGGTGGCGGCACGGTCGCTGCGGGGGAAGGTCCTGGGAGCGCGCCGGATTCGACCCACTTCAGCAACGTGGCGTACTCCGGTGACTCCGCCGCGAGCGACTTCTTGCCCCCGTGCAGGACAGCGCCAGTCCCCTTCCTCAACAGAGGACTCTGCGCGGCTGCGTCCAGCTTCACGAATCGCAGCGTGGTCTCGTAGTCCGTGCCATCGCCACGCAGCACCCACTTCGACCTGCCGGCCATGCCCTCCGGGCGATGACACGACAGACACCGGGCCACGAGGATGGGCCGGGCGTCGGCGGCGAAGGTGGGCCCACGAGGCTTCGGCGCCCCTCCCGTCCGCGGCCCCGACGGAGTCGCCACCGGTGCTGGTGTCGCCTTCGTGGGCGTGGTGGGTGTCACGGAGGTGTCGGGAGCCCCCGCATCGGCGCTGCCCTCTGGAGCAGGTGGCGGCGTCGGCGGACGCTGGATGCCCAGCCGCTCCTGGAGCTTGCGGCGCCGCTCCTCCTGCGTCTGTGCGCGCGCGGGTACGACCGCGGCCACCAGGAGCACGCCCATCACCAGCCGGCCCAGGTCAGCGAGGCGCATGGCAGGCCTCGCAGCGCATGGAGCTCGGTGCCTTGGCGGCGCGGCCATCGTGGCAGCTTCCGCAGTAGCGGCCCTCGCGCATGTCCTGATGGGTGAAACCCAGCGGGGCCTGGGGGAACACCCCCGGGTGGCAGCTGTAGCAACGCCGCGAATCATGGGCCCAGTGCGAGAACAAGGCCGGCGCCGGTGTCTTGCGTTCCTTCAGCGGAGGGAGCCGGACGTCCTGGGGCGCGTTGACCGCGAGGATGGGCGGCGCGAAGAGCAGCGGCACGGCGAGCACCACCCGCCAGCGCCAACGATGGAGCACGGCCCACGCGCGCCAGGGCCCCGAGGGCGGAGTGCTCATAGCGCCTTGCGCTCCTTGAGAACCTTCCAGACGGTCACCACGTAGAGGCCCACCCCCAGCAGCACCAGGGGCACGCCCACCGCCGTGAACACCACGAAGGTGAGCGGTGACCAGAACAGCGTGGTGAAGAGCTGGACGCACAGCCCCGCGAGCACCAGCAGGGCCGCCCTCCGGATGCGCTTCTCGTGACTCATGGGCGTTGCTCCGGCAGCCAGAAGTTCCGCGCCTTGACGCCCTCCAGGTCGTGCGCGACGTCGTGACACGTGAGACACGAGCGCGCGCCGCCCTGGAGCTCCGCCTGGATGTCCTGGTGCGCGGACGCCTCCAGGAAGCTCCGTGCGTCGCCGTGGCAGTGCAGGCAGTTGTAGTTGGGATACGGCTGATAGAGCTTCGGCCGCTCGGGGATGGTGCCGAAGTAGTGGACCCAGACGTGCTTGAGCCCATTGAACTTCGCCTTCGCGTCACCGAAGAGGGCGTAGTCCGTATGGCACGCGTAACACGTGGTGTCCCGGCTGATGAGCCGCTTCTGGTAGTGCACCGCCGCCAGCGACGCGGCGTTGTCCACGAAGAGGCTCTGCCCGTACGGCTCCATCTCGTGACAGCCCATGCAGAACTGTGTCTGGGAGGACTCACGGACGCCCACGGCGACACCCGCGCCGGTGACGACCAGCGGGAGGATGGCCAGGCCCGCGAGCAACACCAGCCGCCCCAGATGGCTCGCGCTCAGGACTCCCGCCGCGGACGCAATCAAGGCGACCAGGACCGCCACGGCGATGACAATCACTATCAACAGGGTGGGCAGGCGGAACCTCGCCCTACACCTATACAGGCCTCATGAGGGCGCGTGAACCTTCGAATGAAAACCATCACCACTTCGAGCCATCCGCGCCATGCCCACCGGGCAATGACACGCAATTCTTGCGCATCCACTCCAAGGCGCGCAGGAATTGCGCCCTATCGCTTGTTGACGAGATGTCGCAGGACCGAGGTGAGTCCGGAGAAGCGGAACGACGGGTCGATGTATTTCTCGAGCACGTAGAAGGCGAAGTAGTAGGCGCGGCAGAAGGCCCAGATGGCCAGCATCAACAGGAGCAGGACGCGCCAGTCGGGCGCCTCCATGAGGAGCAGCGCCGACGACACCAGGCCGATGACGACGAAGAGGAGGGCCTTCACCCACATCCACCGGTGGGATTGCAGATCGCGCATCCGTGAATCCTATCCCGAGGCCCCGCTTGCCGTCATACCGACTGTACGGTATGACACCCCCATGCCACGCCCACCGAAGCACGCGCCCGAGCGCGGTGACGCCCGGACGCGATTGCTCGAGGCCGCGCGCGACACGATTCGCGCGAAGGGCTTCGCCGCGACCTCGGTCGACGAGCTCTGTCAGGTCGCGGAGGTGACGAAGGGCGCCTTCTTCCATCACTTCAAGAGCAAGGAGGGGCTCGGCGTGGCCGCCGCGGAGCACTGGCGGGAGACGACGACCGCCTTCTTCGCGAGCGCGCCCTACCATGCCCCTGCGGACCCGCTCGAGCGGGTCCTCGCGTACGTGGCCTTCCGCAAGTCCATCATCACCGGGAGCCCCGCCGAGTTCTGCTGTCTGGTGGGGGCCCTGGCGCAGGAGGTCCACGCGAGCTCGCCCGACATCCGGGAGGCCTGCGCCGCGAGCATCTTCGGTCATGCCCAGACGCTCGAGGCGGACATCGCCGCCGCCATGCGCAAGCGCCGCGTCTCGGGAGGCTGGACGGCCGAGAGCCTGGCCCGCCACACCCAGACGGTGATTCAGGGCGCCTTCGTGCTCGCCAAGGCGGCGAACGATGCGGCCCTCGCACGCGAGAGCCTGGACCACCTGGACCGCTACATCCGCCTCCTCTTCAAGCAACTCCCTCCGGAGAAAGCCTCACCATGACCCAGCCCCCACCGCTCGGCTGCGCCTGCGGAGAAGTCTCCCTGCGCGTGGAGGGAGCGCCCATCATCAGCGCCGAGTGTTGTTGCACCAGTTGCCGGACGGCCGCCGCCCGACTCCAGAAGCTCCCCGCCTCACGACTGCTGCTGGGACCTCGGGACGCGTCGCGCTTCGTGCTCTACCGCAAGGACCGCGTCCACTTCCTCCAGGGCACGGACCGCCTCGCGGAGTTCCGGCTCACGCCGGAGTCGAAGACCCGCCGCGTCGTCGCCACCTGCTGCAACACGCCCGTGTTCCTGGAGTTCCAGAACGGCCACTGGCTCAGCCTCTATGGTGGCCTCTGGCCCGAGGCAACCCTGCCCCCACTGGAGCTGCGGACGATGACCTCCGACCTGCCACCGGGCACGGCGCTCCCCACGGACGTCCCCAACAGCCGACACCAATCCGTCGCGTTCTTCATCAAGCTGCTCGGCGCGTGGGTGGGGATGGGCTTTCGCAGCCCGAAGCTCACCTTCGTCAAGGCGCAGCTCCCGCGCTGAGCTCGCGCTAGTGCCTTCCGAGGACGCGCCCTTCGGCCGTCACGAAGCCATCGACCACCGCGTGACCCGTGCCCTCCAGATGCAACAGCAACGCGCAGTATCGACCGGGGATGAGGAGCGGGAGCTCCAGGGGTGAGACCTGGGCGTCGAGGACCACCTTGTCCGCCACCCGGGTGCCTACCGCGTGGACCTGCACACCCCATGGCTGGGGAGCGACGAAGGCCTCGATGGTGAGTCGAACCACCGCCCACGACCCGCCGTTGACGGAGGGGCTCTCGCCCCAGTGGACGGCGCTCAGAATCCGCCCCCAACACCGCACGCCCGCCTCGACCACCTCCCGCTTCTTCGCGTGCTGCTTGCGCCGCTGACGGATGCCGTAGGCCCCGCCACCGATGAGCACCAGCGGAAGGAACAGGAGGAGCCAGACTGCGGGCCCGCGATGTCCCCTGGCCAGGGCGAGGAGCGGGATAGCGCCAGCTCGGGTCGATGTCCGCGCGTGGCGCCTCCGGAGTCGATGCGGAACTCATGCGCGCGGAGGATAGAGCACGCCCTCCCTCCCAGATAGT
Encoded here:
- a CDS encoding PQQ-like beta-propeller repeat protein translates to MRLIDCVELLPKLAPAPPRAASTVLAKDTVPYVEFLAFEPRGTLLVIEAPNVAKQLGRLLRRGGPRFEVEAELPGLRGPGALSPGGRWLLTGGELFSGQAASCQLIDLHTFQVAHTLPLMRPFVWIDEEHFIAQSPNWTIAVGDGAVTRGEKRRVDPALATAVPSLVTPEPSMVRVSLSSLDCQPLLPSLLLDEETCAVLSPDQDLLYTATSFSRVSAVRVSDGQLLWQRPPSRLVTEGTVYAMALDSSTNRLVTVGNGVDHDTLVLDAKSGDELSRHSLEKLTRGMTTGPSTRGDTLHFREDGLGVIGTNNGLVIEIGTDGRWCAFKAGTRSHRAIAFSPDGTTMMLGGAEKNLRVVPLTAR
- a CDS encoding Ig-like domain-containing protein; this encodes MRRMTLLLATGLSCLLTLGACAKLEAANPGITTSGAHSVLVGQTLQLTAATREATDDGYTWESEDPAIATVDGSGLVTGVSVGETAVKVVGTRSRLEGRHAVVVVGPSAGDAGVDPSQVPYYVAWAGSPHADTTAEAFSHWNEEGMVPATCARCHSSEGYIDFLGGDGSAPGRVDAPGKTESVVRCETCHDAAASRLTAVTFPSGKEVTGLGAEARCMVCHQGRAAGKDIDAQVADAGVGEDTASAALGFTNIHYYPAAATLFAAQAAGGYQYAGQVYDTRFRHVPDFDKCNECHDPHSTRVRWDACATCHPGVTDVTQAWNIRQIASRNQDYDGDNNRTEGIYFEIQGLRDRLLATLQRYGAERAQPLCYGNAHPYWFRDGDGDGTCSTSEVVSTNAYKSWTPRLQKAAFNYQLARVDPGAFAHNAKYIIQLLHDSVQSLNGALTVPFDTSLLVRNDPGHFNGASKAARNWDASETVQASCSRCHSGAQGYRFFVQYGVGQTVPETANGLECSTCHESFAPDYDVFVPTRTWLPDGTTVSLPGQDNLCANCHIGRASKATLDNALSAGGAPRFQNVHYMPAAGTREGTLAKAGYEYPGKTYAGRLSHMGGAQCTSCHVPGVSNHTFRIADVWRTRCETCHADQESAEQIRNVHLQDYDGDGNTTELLRAEVDGMAARLLAAMRAVTSNGLCYNGDVNPYFFKDTDKDGTCSATEAVSANAFAPFTPALVKATHNYQLSRKDKGAWAHNFNYVGQLLFDSVEDLTGAVPVNMVRP
- a CDS encoding cytochrome P450, with amino-acid sequence MSTRLNFLSREFLENPYPHLATLRQQGPVVQVEPGGMWAVTRHDEAQFVLKSPQLFSSEGLRMAFQPEWLGRLNPTTRSLPFLDPPQHGRLRALISRAFAPATLERLEPRIRATARRHLDDMMEKRKVDFVGTLATAIPADTIEGMLGLDDSTQTHFKQWATDIIAISGVRPEDTEQMARSRAALDAVETYSQTVLDDRRREPREDMVSDLLRARVDGESLTQQELVGFLITLLIAGLETTVNLLSHGARVFAMRPELLPRLRQTPSLIPRFIEETLRYEPPISATLRTCTQDVTLAGVTLPRGAMVLVSLASVSRDEKHVPDGERFDLDRKPQPHLSLGHGPHFCIGAWLARLEARVALEEFVARVDRVEVRTERIEWNPSLNVRGPLSLPVELFPT
- a CDS encoding c(7)-type cytochrome triheme domain-containing protein produces the protein MSTPPSGPWRAWAVLHRWRWRVVLAVPLLFAPPILAVNAPQDVRLPPLKERKTPAPALFSHWAHDSRRCYSCHPGVFPQAPLGFTHQDMREGRYCGSCHDGRAAKAPSSMRCEACHAPR
- a CDS encoding cytochrome P450: MRTRLNCLSREFIENPHAHLAELRRQGPLVQVDPGGMWAVTRYDEAQHVLKSPQLFSSTGMRLAFQPEWLGRTNPLAESLPFVDPPQHGRLRTLILRDFTSAALKRLEPRIRAITRERVARMLEQRTVDYMEALAVPIPATVICWLLGLDTALLKHFERWAHDIALIGGVHPEDTKQMEQCRRTLDEMERYVEEALDARRKTPGDDLMSDLLQASAGGQALTPEELMSFFFVLFTGGVETTTYLLGQSARMLCLHPELLLRLRETPALIPRFVEETLRYEPSVVGLLRTCLQDVKVADTELPKGSVVLVSLASAARDEKLFPEGDRFILGRENAQHLSFGHGIHYCLGVMLARMEASIALEELIPHVSRLELRTERIDWTTSLVVRGPRTLPVELFPA